One stretch of Limnohabitans sp. DNA includes these proteins:
- a CDS encoding aldolase, whose amino-acid sequence MNESQAREEICRIGRSLFERGYVHATAGNISVRLDDGFLITPTDACLGWLDPARLARMDLQGQQLSGDKASKTISLHRQIYAAACLHAPSTRCVIHTHSTHCVALSLNARGPELLPPITPYFVMKVGHVPLTAYHRPGSPAAAQEVGELIGLYASRGTPIRAVMLPRLGPNVWHDTPAAAMATLEELEETARLMVLQSHTPPLPGHELHALREAFGVHW is encoded by the coding sequence ATGAACGAATCCCAAGCCCGTGAAGAAATATGCCGCATCGGGCGAAGTCTTTTTGAGCGTGGGTATGTGCACGCCACAGCGGGCAACATCAGCGTGCGCCTGGACGATGGCTTTTTGATCACCCCCACCGATGCCTGTTTGGGTTGGCTGGACCCGGCCCGATTGGCCAGAATGGACTTGCAAGGCCAGCAGCTCAGCGGTGACAAGGCCAGCAAGACCATCTCCCTGCACCGTCAAATTTATGCCGCCGCCTGTCTGCACGCCCCCTCAACACGCTGCGTGATTCACACCCACAGCACGCATTGCGTGGCACTGAGCCTGAATGCCCGGGGGCCCGAGTTGTTGCCGCCCATCACGCCTTATTTTGTGATGAAGGTCGGCCATGTCCCGCTCACTGCTTACCACCGCCCGGGCAGTCCGGCTGCAGCGCAGGAAGTGGGCGAGCTCATCGGGCTGTATGCCTCTCGAGGCACGCCCATCCGTGCCGTGATGCTTCCGCGTCTGGGGCCCAATGTGTGGCACGACACCCCGGCAGCCGCCATGGCCACCCTCGAAGAGTTGGAGGAAACAGCCCGATTGATGGTCTTGCAATCACACACGCCGCCTTTGCCCGGACATGAGCTGCACGCCTTGCGCGAGGCTTTTGGGGTGCATTGGTAA
- a CDS encoding BON domain-containing protein, giving the protein MKRNLQSLMVSGAVLAVALTSLSGCAPLVLGGAVATGIMITDRRTSGAQVEDQAIEIKIATVVRQEMGDRVHLNVTSFNRKVLLTGEVTTGSEKERIEKIAQSQENVQSVVNDLALMPASSLTQRSKDVVLTSRVKAAFIDAKDLQANAVKVVTERGIVYLMGRVTSREAKRASDIVRSMGGVVKVVRVFDEITEEELKRLSQPTTTR; this is encoded by the coding sequence ATGAAACGCAATCTTCAATCCCTGATGGTCTCTGGTGCTGTCCTGGCCGTGGCGCTGACCAGCCTCTCTGGCTGTGCGCCCCTGGTTTTGGGCGGTGCCGTCGCCACGGGCATCATGATCACCGATCGCCGCACCTCGGGTGCCCAGGTCGAAGACCAGGCCATCGAGATCAAGATCGCCACGGTCGTTCGGCAAGAAATGGGGGATCGGGTGCATTTGAATGTCACGAGTTTCAACCGCAAGGTCTTGCTCACCGGCGAGGTGACCACGGGCAGCGAAAAAGAGCGCATCGAAAAGATAGCTCAAAGCCAGGAAAACGTTCAGTCGGTGGTGAATGATTTGGCCCTGATGCCTGCCAGCTCACTGACCCAGCGCTCCAAAGACGTGGTGCTCACCAGCCGCGTCAAGGCCGCTTTCATTGACGCCAAAGACCTGCAGGCCAACGCCGTGAAAGTGGTCACCGAGCGCGGCATCGTGTACCTGATGGGCCGCGTGACCAGCCGCGAAGCCAAGCGGGCGAGCGACATCGTGCGCTCCATGGGAGGGGTGGTCAAAGTGGTTCGGGTATTTGACGAAATCACCGAAGAAGAACTCAAGCGCTTGAGCCAGCCGACCACCACGCGCTGA
- a CDS encoding SIS domain-containing protein translates to MLDLRIQQHFIDSADLHYQVAETLAKPVDAAVQAVLASVTGGGKVLVGAMGPSTALAQYLVNLLVGGFERDRPGLAALCLSSDALMATRWSDGLALTKQVLALGQAGDVLVLISSDGSEPDLVQAVQAAHEREMSVLALTGNLGGALARQLRETDVHVCVPHERAARISEVQHLVLHCMCDGIDTQLLGEEEPI, encoded by the coding sequence ATGCTAGATCTTCGAATCCAACAACACTTCATTGACAGTGCAGATTTGCACTACCAGGTGGCCGAAACCTTGGCCAAGCCTGTGGATGCGGCCGTGCAGGCAGTTTTGGCTTCGGTCACGGGCGGCGGCAAGGTGCTGGTGGGCGCGATGGGGCCTTCCACCGCCCTGGCCCAATATCTGGTGAATCTTCTGGTGGGCGGCTTTGAGCGGGACCGTCCGGGTCTGGCTGCCCTGTGCCTGTCATCCGATGCCTTGATGGCCACCCGCTGGAGCGATGGGCTGGCCCTGACCAAACAAGTGCTGGCGCTGGGCCAAGCTGGGGATGTACTGGTGTTGATCAGCAGTGATGGCAGCGAACCCGACTTGGTTCAAGCGGTACAGGCTGCACACGAGCGGGAAATGAGCGTCCTGGCGCTGACCGGAAACCTGGGTGGTGCCTTGGCTCGCCAATTGCGCGAGACCGATGTGCATGTGTGTGTGCCTCACGAGCGGGCTGCACGAATTTCTGAGGTGCAGCACTTGGTGCTGCACTGTATGTGTGATGGAATTGACACCCAGTTGCTGGGTGAAGAGGAGCCTATTTAA
- a CDS encoding response regulator transcription factor — MNAAVRVLLGDDHKIVREGLKMVLADDPALQVVAEADTGPGVLDEVHRLQGLQGLDVVLLDIALPGMDGLNVLQALRRDWPGLPVLMLSTYPEKQYAVRCIQLGASGYLNKSTDPDELMAALRRVAAGGMHVTRATAEALASLVSQGRTKTGIDMLSHREHQVYLLLIQGHTVSEIGAQLSLAPNTVSTYRARILEKTGTKNDVELALYAQSIVGRY, encoded by the coding sequence ATGAACGCCGCCGTGCGTGTGCTGCTGGGCGACGACCACAAGATCGTGCGCGAGGGCCTGAAGATGGTGCTGGCCGACGACCCCGCACTGCAGGTCGTGGCCGAGGCCGACACCGGTCCCGGCGTGCTGGACGAGGTGCACAGGCTGCAGGGCTTGCAGGGCCTCGATGTGGTCTTGCTCGACATCGCCTTGCCGGGCATGGACGGTCTGAATGTGCTGCAAGCGCTGCGGCGGGACTGGCCGGGTCTGCCCGTGCTGATGCTCAGTACCTACCCCGAAAAACAATACGCGGTGCGCTGCATTCAGCTCGGAGCCTCGGGTTATCTGAACAAAAGCACCGACCCGGATGAACTGATGGCCGCGCTGCGCCGCGTGGCCGCAGGCGGCATGCACGTCACGCGGGCCACCGCCGAGGCCTTGGCCAGCTTGGTCAGCCAAGGACGCACCAAAACCGGGATCGACATGCTGTCGCACCGCGAACACCAGGTCTATCTTTTGTTGATCCAGGGACACACCGTGAGCGAAATTGGTGCACAACTGAGTCTGGCCCCCAACACGGTGAGCACTTACCGTGCACGCATCCTGGAAAAGACCGGCACCAAGAACGATGTGGAGTTGGCTTTGTATGCGCAAAGCATCGTCGGGCGCTATTGA
- a CDS encoding CmpA/NrtA family ABC transporter substrate-binding protein: MSEYFDPYNADRPLMLKCSCGRDHSPADHHAAVAADAAAAQLRARSETAEFEAYSQEFIEATLVKSLFPHDEERRLFLRAVGKKTAMAAIASVLPVASLQALAQSKGPLEKTNLKIGFIPITCATPLIMADPLGFYQKQGLNVEVTKTAGWALIRDKMINKEYDATHFLSPMPLAISMGLGANATPMNVATIQNINGQAITLAVKHKNNRDPKNWKGFKFAVPFDYSMHNFLLRYYLAENGINPDTDVQIRVVPPPEMVANLRSGNIDGFLGPDPFNQRAVFDEVGFIHILTKELWDGHPCCAFGTSTEFIQKNPNTFAALYRAVLTAAAMARKPENRELIAKVISPAQYLNQPEAVIAQVLTGKFADGLGKVQNVPGRADFDPMPWQSMAVWMLTQMKRWGYVKGDVNYKQIAEKVFLITDARKHMKELGHSFAATTPYPKHKIMGKEFDPAKPEEYIKSFAINKMG, translated from the coding sequence ATGTCTGAATATTTCGACCCGTACAACGCCGACCGTCCCCTGATGCTCAAGTGCAGCTGCGGCCGTGACCATTCACCCGCCGACCACCATGCGGCTGTTGCAGCCGATGCGGCTGCAGCCCAGTTGCGTGCGCGTTCAGAGACCGCCGAGTTCGAGGCCTACAGCCAGGAGTTCATCGAGGCCACACTGGTCAAGTCGCTGTTTCCACACGACGAAGAGCGCCGCCTGTTCTTGCGCGCAGTGGGCAAAAAGACCGCCATGGCCGCCATTGCCAGCGTGCTGCCTGTGGCCAGCTTGCAGGCCTTGGCGCAAAGCAAAGGCCCTTTGGAAAAAACCAACCTCAAGATCGGCTTCATCCCGATCACCTGCGCCACGCCACTCATCATGGCCGATCCGCTGGGCTTTTACCAAAAGCAGGGCCTGAATGTCGAAGTGACCAAGACCGCCGGTTGGGCGCTGATTCGCGACAAGATGATCAACAAGGAGTACGACGCCACGCACTTCCTGTCGCCCATGCCCTTGGCCATCAGCATGGGTTTGGGCGCCAACGCCACGCCCATGAATGTGGCGACCATCCAGAACATCAACGGCCAAGCCATCACGCTGGCTGTCAAGCACAAGAACAACCGCGACCCGAAAAACTGGAAGGGCTTCAAGTTTGCAGTGCCTTTCGATTATTCGATGCACAACTTTTTGCTGCGCTATTACTTGGCCGAAAACGGCATCAACCCCGACACCGATGTGCAAATTCGCGTGGTACCACCCCCAGAGATGGTGGCCAACTTGCGCTCGGGCAACATCGACGGTTTCCTCGGACCCGATCCCTTCAACCAGCGGGCGGTGTTCGACGAAGTCGGTTTCATCCACATCCTGACCAAAGAGCTGTGGGACGGGCACCCCTGCTGCGCCTTTGGCACCAGCACCGAGTTCATCCAGAAGAACCCCAACACCTTCGCAGCGCTCTACCGCGCGGTGCTCACGGCCGCAGCCATGGCCCGCAAGCCCGAAAACCGGGAACTGATCGCCAAGGTGATTTCACCCGCGCAGTACCTGAACCAGCCCGAGGCTGTGATTGCCCAAGTGCTGACCGGCAAGTTTGCCGACGGTTTGGGCAAGGTGCAAAACGTGCCCGGTCGCGCGGACTTTGACCCCATGCCCTGGCAAAGCATGGCGGTGTGGATGCTCACGCAAATGAAGCGCTGGGGTTATGTCAAAGGCGATGTGAACTACAAGCAAATCGCCGAGAAAGTGTTCCTCATCACCGATGCGCGCAAGCACATGAAAGAGCTGGGCCACAGCTTTGCAGCCACCACGCCTTACCCCAAGCACAAGATCATGGGCAAAGAGTTTGACCCGGCCAAGCCCGAGGAGTACATCAAGAGCTTCGCGATCAACAAGATGGGTTAA
- a CDS encoding YraN family protein, whose translation MQFLKKDKLNQTTKSRGDAGEDEALAYLQMRGLRLLQRNYRTPGRGGGEIDLIMQSTDGTVVFVEVRQRSRSDHGGAAASIGYQKQRRIILAAQHYLLRWRQLPPARFDVVTIEANGPQWLQGAFDAG comes from the coding sequence ATGCAATTCCTCAAAAAAGACAAGCTGAACCAGACCACAAAATCCCGGGGTGATGCGGGCGAAGACGAAGCATTAGCGTATTTGCAAATGCGCGGCTTGCGGCTGTTGCAGCGCAATTATCGGACGCCCGGGCGCGGGGGCGGCGAAATTGACCTGATCATGCAGTCTACCGATGGCACGGTGGTGTTCGTCGAGGTTCGTCAACGCAGCCGCAGCGACCATGGCGGCGCGGCTGCCAGCATCGGCTATCAAAAACAGCGGCGCATCATTCTTGCAGCCCAGCACTATTTGCTGCGCTGGCGTCAATTGCCACCGGCGCGTTTTGATGTGGTTACCATCGAAGCCAATGGCCCGCAATGGCTACAAGGGGCTTTTGACGCGGGCTGA
- a CDS encoding tyrosine-protein phosphatase: MNSTFESPLTAPAAPLLEGASNFRDIGGYLNSRGQRVRRGQVFRSDHLAGLTGGDVARLQLLGVGYSLDFRGTAECAATPYGIAGVQRVALTIEPTVIARMQSLIAQGIVPTTDETVELMRETYRDFVNRNAPTFGRFLKHLVEQPTPQVFHCTAGKDRTGFAAALLLSALGVDRSTIEHDYLLTNQLYKRDARLEGQGHAHVMKVLWQVQPEFLQAAFETVESQHGGMHEYLHGAIGLSPQEVTELQRRLLEA, encoded by the coding sequence ATGAATTCCACCTTTGAAAGCCCCCTCACTGCGCCCGCTGCCCCCTTGTTGGAAGGGGCCTCCAATTTCCGCGATATCGGCGGTTACCTGAACTCACGAGGTCAGCGCGTTCGACGGGGGCAGGTGTTTCGATCCGACCATCTGGCCGGGCTCACCGGGGGCGATGTGGCCCGCCTGCAGTTGCTGGGCGTAGGTTACAGCCTAGACTTTCGGGGCACGGCCGAATGCGCCGCCACCCCCTACGGAATAGCCGGGGTGCAACGGGTGGCGTTGACGATCGAGCCCACCGTGATTGCCCGCATGCAGAGCCTGATCGCGCAAGGCATCGTGCCCACCACAGACGAGACGGTGGAGCTGATGCGCGAGACCTACCGCGATTTCGTCAATCGCAATGCACCAACTTTCGGGCGCTTCTTGAAGCATTTGGTGGAACAACCCACACCACAAGTCTTTCACTGCACCGCCGGCAAAGACCGCACCGGCTTTGCCGCAGCGCTGCTGCTTTCTGCACTGGGCGTGGACCGAAGCACCATCGAGCATGACTACCTGTTGACCAATCAACTGTACAAAAGAGACGCACGGCTGGAGGGCCAAGGACATGCGCATGTGATGAAAGTGCTGTGGCAAGTGCAGCCCGAGTTTTTGCAGGCAGCCTTTGAAACCGTGGAGTCCCAACATGGGGGCATGCACGAGTATTTGCATGGGGCCATTGGCTTGAGCCCCCAAGAGGTGACTGAGTTACAGCGCCGGTTACTGGAAGCTTGA
- a CDS encoding PAS domain S-box protein, which produces MARRLLGVFMDFDAYPLPAMRPSETPAWRDPLGLMLASTGEGVFGVDLDGLCVFINPAGARMIGLQPEQVLGQNMHVLTHHAHADGTHYPLDDCPIYNAFRQGQPCRIDSEVFWRADGSSFPVEYSSYPVFDQGQVRGAVVTFVDITERKRAEHALHQAKNELELRVAERTQALETALQQLRELAAWSEAVREEERTRIAREVHDELGSLLVALKMDVGWLDKRLSEQEQRAAVEAPGQRDNMRGKMREKCQNMSRLIENAVVNVGRIITDLRPSILDHQGLWGALEWQAQEFVQSAEQQLKWCMEVNEQRELPEPMAMAVFRIFQEMLSNVGRHARARTVDVDIVEREGWLHLSVEDDGCGALPQVFESPQAYGILGMRERARHFGGVIDIDSQPGRGTRMRLSMPLAAHEVAA; this is translated from the coding sequence ATGGCACGCCGTTTGCTTGGGGTGTTCATGGACTTCGACGCATACCCCCTCCCCGCCATGCGCCCCAGCGAGACCCCGGCCTGGCGCGACCCTTTGGGCCTGATGCTCGCATCTACAGGGGAAGGGGTTTTTGGTGTCGATCTGGACGGCCTGTGCGTCTTCATCAACCCGGCCGGTGCCCGCATGATCGGCCTGCAGCCCGAGCAGGTGCTGGGCCAAAACATGCATGTGCTGACGCACCACGCCCATGCCGATGGCACGCATTACCCCTTGGACGACTGCCCGATTTACAACGCCTTTCGCCAAGGCCAGCCCTGCCGCATCGACAGCGAGGTGTTTTGGCGCGCTGACGGCAGCAGCTTTCCGGTGGAGTATTCGAGCTACCCGGTGTTTGACCAGGGCCAAGTGCGCGGTGCGGTGGTCACCTTTGTCGACATCACCGAACGCAAGCGGGCCGAACACGCTTTGCACCAGGCCAAAAACGAACTGGAGCTGCGCGTGGCCGAACGCACGCAGGCGCTGGAAACCGCCTTGCAACAACTGCGCGAACTGGCCGCCTGGTCCGAGGCGGTGCGCGAAGAAGAGCGCACCCGCATCGCGCGTGAAGTGCACGACGAGTTGGGCAGCTTGCTGGTGGCCCTGAAGATGGATGTGGGCTGGCTGGACAAGCGCTTGTCTGAGCAAGAGCAGCGTGCGGCCGTGGAGGCCCCAGGCCAGCGCGACAACATGCGCGGAAAAATGCGAGAAAAGTGCCAGAACATGAGCCGCTTGATCGAAAACGCGGTGGTCAATGTGGGCCGCATCATCACCGACCTGCGCCCCAGCATCCTGGACCACCAGGGCCTGTGGGGTGCTTTGGAGTGGCAGGCGCAGGAGTTTGTGCAGTCGGCAGAACAGCAACTCAAGTGGTGCATGGAAGTCAACGAGCAGCGGGAGTTGCCTGAGCCCATGGCCATGGCGGTGTTTCGCATCTTCCAGGAGATGCTCAGCAACGTGGGCCGCCACGCCCGGGCGCGCACGGTGGACGTGGACATCGTGGAGCGCGAGGGCTGGTTGCACTTGTCGGTGGAAGACGATGGCTGCGGTGCTTTGCCACAGGTGTTTGAGTCGCCGCAGGCTTACGGCATCCTGGGCATGCGCGAGCGGGCGCGCCACTTTGGTGGCGTGATCGACATCGACAGCCAACCCGGCAGGGGCACGCGCATGCGCTTGTCCATGCCCTTGGCTGCCCACGAGGTGGCCGCATGA
- the ntrB gene encoding nitrate ABC transporter permease: MKTTHLNLRAAMVSLLMFLVFLGAWQLSATAPTVAGASKAGMTAEEIEYQKMMGKDPGAVKTTGFPPPLEVGKAMLGHLADPFYDKGPNDKGIGIQLAHSLGRVALGFFLAVLVALPVGFMIGMSPLMRKAFDPFIQVLKPISPLAWMPLALYTLKDSEVSGIFVIFICSVWPMLINTAFGVAAVKREWLNVASTLEVRPLRKAFLVILPAAAPTIVTGMRISMGIAWLVIVAAEMLVGGTGVGYFVWNEWNNLSLVNVIFAVLVIGVVGMLLDLAFAQLQKAVTYVE; the protein is encoded by the coding sequence ATGAAAACCACGCACCTCAATTTGCGCGCGGCCATGGTCTCGCTGCTCATGTTCTTGGTCTTTCTGGGGGCCTGGCAGCTCTCGGCCACTGCCCCAACGGTGGCCGGCGCCTCCAAGGCGGGCATGACGGCCGAAGAGATCGAATACCAAAAGATGATGGGCAAAGACCCGGGGGCGGTCAAAACCACGGGGTTTCCGCCACCGCTTGAAGTGGGCAAGGCCATGCTGGGCCACCTGGCCGATCCGTTTTATGACAAAGGCCCCAACGACAAAGGCATCGGCATCCAACTCGCGCATTCTCTGGGCCGGGTGGCCCTGGGCTTCTTCTTGGCCGTGTTGGTGGCCTTGCCGGTGGGTTTCATGATCGGCATGTCGCCACTCATGCGCAAGGCGTTTGACCCCTTCATCCAGGTGCTCAAACCCATCAGCCCCTTGGCCTGGATGCCGCTGGCGCTGTACACCCTGAAAGACTCGGAAGTCAGCGGCATCTTCGTCATCTTCATCTGCTCGGTCTGGCCCATGCTGATCAACACGGCCTTTGGCGTGGCCGCCGTCAAACGTGAATGGCTCAACGTGGCCAGCACGCTGGAGGTGCGTCCGCTGCGCAAAGCCTTCTTGGTGATCCTGCCCGCTGCTGCCCCGACCATCGTCACCGGCATGCGCATCAGCATGGGCATCGCCTGGCTGGTGATCGTGGCCGCCGAGATGCTGGTGGGCGGCACGGGTGTGGGCTACTTTGTGTGGAACGAGTGGAACAACCTGTCTCTGGTGAACGTGATCTTTGCGGTGCTGGTGATTGGCGTGGTGGGCATGTTGCTGGACCTGGCGTTTGCCCAATTGCAAAAGGCGGTGACCTATGTGGAGTGA
- the cynS gene encoding cyanase has protein sequence MNRLDITEKIITAKVSKGIKWSDVADKVGLSKEWVTAGCLGQMTFDAKQAKIIGKIFGLTAEEIKWLQVVPYKGSLPSQVPTDPLIYRWYEIVSVYGTTIKELIHEEFGDGIMSAIDFSMDIVRQPDPKGDRVNVVLSGKFLPYKQY, from the coding sequence ATGAACCGTTTAGACATCACCGAAAAAATCATCACAGCCAAAGTGTCCAAGGGCATCAAGTGGAGCGACGTCGCCGACAAGGTCGGCTTGTCCAAAGAGTGGGTCACCGCCGGGTGCCTCGGCCAAATGACCTTTGATGCCAAGCAAGCCAAAATCATCGGAAAAATCTTTGGCCTGACCGCCGAAGAAATCAAATGGCTGCAAGTGGTGCCCTACAAAGGCTCTCTGCCCAGCCAAGTGCCCACCGACCCGCTGATTTATCGCTGGTACGAAATCGTCAGCGTGTATGGCACCACCATCAAAGAACTCATCCACGAAGAGTTCGGCGACGGCATCATGAGCGCCATCGACTTCAGCATGGACATCGTGCGCCAGCCCGACCCCAAGGGCGACCGCGTGAACGTGGTGCTGTCGGGCAAGTTCTTGCCTTACAAGCAGTACTGA
- the rsmI gene encoding 16S rRNA (cytidine(1402)-2'-O)-methyltransferase: MSASFAKALEAAHEAAGSQNHPVGTLYVVATPIGNLADISLRALHLLTLVDVVACEDTRHTQQLLRAYGLDRPGSQLLAVHQHNEAEAAQHVLVRLAQGERVAYVSDAGTPAISDPGARLVAVVRQAGFRVLPLPGPSSVTTALSASGMTGDQGFVFAGFLSSKTAERQHAVQGFLQETRAVVLLEAPHRMEALAQDLAVLGSRLVTVGRELTKQFEQIETLTAQDLSAWLAQKPAHQRGEFVLVLHDAPIVASVGNGLRVLQLLLPELPLKTAVKLAAEISGEPKNQLYEQALSLKNKEAS; this comes from the coding sequence TTGTCTGCTTCGTTTGCCAAAGCCCTGGAGGCGGCACACGAGGCTGCCGGATCGCAAAACCATCCGGTGGGCACACTGTATGTCGTTGCCACCCCCATTGGCAACCTCGCTGACATCAGTTTGCGAGCCTTACACTTGCTGACCCTAGTGGATGTCGTGGCCTGTGAAGACACCCGCCATACCCAGCAGTTGTTACGCGCCTATGGCTTGGACCGTCCGGGTTCACAGCTTTTGGCGGTGCACCAGCACAACGAAGCCGAAGCCGCACAACACGTCCTGGTCCGGCTGGCCCAAGGCGAGCGGGTGGCCTACGTCAGCGATGCGGGCACCCCGGCCATCAGCGACCCGGGGGCCCGTCTGGTGGCCGTCGTGCGGCAAGCCGGTTTCCGTGTGCTGCCTTTACCGGGGCCCAGCAGTGTGACCACTGCCCTCAGTGCCTCGGGCATGACGGGTGATCAAGGCTTTGTGTTTGCGGGCTTTTTGTCCAGTAAAACGGCCGAGCGGCAGCATGCAGTCCAGGGTTTTTTGCAAGAGACCCGGGCCGTTGTGTTGCTGGAGGCGCCCCACCGCATGGAGGCTTTGGCTCAGGATTTGGCGGTGCTGGGTTCGCGCCTTGTCACCGTGGGGCGCGAACTCACCAAGCAGTTTGAACAAATTGAAACATTGACGGCGCAAGACTTGTCGGCCTGGCTGGCCCAAAAGCCCGCGCACCAACGCGGCGAATTTGTTCTGGTGCTGCATGATGCGCCCATCGTCGCTTCTGTGGGCAATGGGCTGCGCGTGTTGCAATTGTTGTTGCCCGAATTGCCCCTCAAGACCGCAGTCAAGCTGGCCGCCGAGATCTCGGGTGAGCCCAAAAATCAGCTCTATGAACAGGCGCTGAGCCTGAAAAACAAGGAGGCTTCCTGA
- a CDS encoding ABC transporter ATP-binding protein codes for MWSEATERELIAPLSSDTHAFQPKAKAMNAFLKIEKLGKAYQSDKPVFSDVTFTIDKGEFVCIIGHSGCGKTTILNVLAGLDTASTGHAFMDGREIAGPSLERGVVFQSHALMPWLTVRQNIAFAVRSKWPEWKTPQVNVHVEKHVGMVGLLHAIDKKPSQLSGGMKQRVGIARAFAIQPKMLLLDEPFGALDALTRGTIQDELMAIVRQTQQTVFMITHDVDEAILLSDRILLMSNGNESGGSYVPGGLAEVVVNPLPRERTRAQLHHLPGYYDMRNHIVDFLVSRAKAH; via the coding sequence ATGTGGAGTGAAGCCACCGAACGCGAGCTGATCGCGCCTTTGTCATCCGACACCCATGCATTCCAACCCAAGGCCAAAGCCATGAACGCTTTCCTCAAAATCGAAAAACTGGGCAAGGCCTACCAAAGCGACAAGCCGGTGTTTTCGGACGTGACCTTCACCATCGACAAAGGCGAGTTCGTCTGCATCATCGGCCACTCGGGCTGTGGCAAAACCACCATCTTGAATGTGCTGGCGGGTCTGGACACGGCCAGCACGGGCCACGCCTTCATGGACGGTCGCGAGATCGCAGGCCCGAGCCTGGAGCGTGGTGTGGTCTTCCAAAGCCATGCGCTCATGCCTTGGCTCACAGTGCGGCAAAACATCGCGTTTGCTGTGCGGTCCAAGTGGCCCGAATGGAAAACGCCGCAAGTGAACGTGCATGTGGAAAAGCACGTCGGCATGGTGGGCCTGTTGCACGCCATCGACAAAAAACCCAGCCAACTGTCGGGCGGCATGAAGCAGCGTGTGGGCATTGCCCGAGCCTTCGCCATCCAGCCCAAGATGCTGCTGCTCGACGAACCCTTTGGAGCCCTCGACGCACTCACACGGGGCACGATTCAGGACGAACTGATGGCCATCGTGCGCCAAACACAGCAAACCGTTTTCATGATCACCCACGACGTGGACGAAGCGATTTTGCTGTCGGACCGCATCTTGCTCATGAGCAACGGCAACGAATCGGGCGGCAGCTATGTGCCAGGGGGCCTGGCCGAAGTGGTGGTCAACCCGCTGCCACGCGAACGCACACGCGCCCAGTTGCACCACTTGCCCGGTTATTACGACATGCGCAACCACATCGTCGATTTTTTGGTGTCACGCGCCAAAGCCCATTGA